One part of the Lachnospiraceae bacterium JLR.KK002 genome encodes these proteins:
- a CDS encoding sigma-70 family RNA polymerase sigma factor gives MAYNNGRENRKWLIWKEAEEKILREHGVDETTIEQIRTDDRADFNSNRRFYHWTSDFGEYLEGMADRERNAEVKTVADLLDEIEDETLYRALLTVDRRTLQIILLKMQGYSTKEIAPLVGLTTGAIYARLDHLRKKLRKIL, from the coding sequence ATGGCATACAACAACGGACGGGAGAACAGGAAATGGCTTATCTGGAAAGAAGCCGAGGAAAAAATATTACGGGAGCATGGAGTTGATGAAACCACCATTGAACAAATCCGCACAGACGACAGGGCAGACTTCAATTCCAACAGGCGGTTTTACCATTGGACAAGCGACTTTGGCGAATACCTTGAGGGAATGGCAGACAGGGAGCGGAATGCCGAGGTAAAGACCGTTGCTGATTTACTGGATGAGATTGAGGACGAAACTCTGTATCGGGCATTGCTTACGGTGGACAGGCGTACCCTGCAAATCATCCTGCTGAAAATGCAGGGCTATTCCACAAAGGAAATTGCACCGCTTGTTGGATTGACAACAGGGGCTATTTATGCACGATTAGACCATCTGCGGAAAAAGTTGCGGAAGATTTTATAA
- a CDS encoding IS110 family transposase, translating to MISVGIDVSKEKSTVCILKPYGEVVSRPFEVCHVEKELSELTSMLLRLNDDIRVVMEATGIYHLPVLSYLKEKGLFVAVINPFEMKEYRCQGLRRVKTDKQDAITISNYGIDHWYRLKDYEAEESVYAELKLLGRQYRHYMRMRVESVLELTHLLDYTMPGIKTLLKGWNETNGKDKLGDFAEEYWHYDNITKKPEEQFIESYLKWAKEKGYHQSQDKAVKIYALAKEGIPTVPSDTPSTKMLVQEAVRVLREVDNTLMTILTQMQALAKSLPEYPVVRAMGGVGNVLAPKLIAEIGDVRRFHSGKALIAHAGIDAPPYQSGQFMGTERKISKRGSSSLRKIGYEVMRCLKTHKEPADAAVYRFILKKEKEGKSKRAAKIAGLNKFLRIYYARVMEVYQK from the coding sequence ATGATAAGTGTAGGAATTGATGTGTCAAAAGAAAAAAGTACCGTATGTATCTTAAAGCCTTATGGTGAGGTTGTGAGCAGGCCTTTTGAAGTCTGTCATGTGGAGAAAGAACTGTCCGAACTGACTTCCATGCTGCTGCGTCTGAATGATGACATCCGTGTGGTCATGGAAGCTACTGGGATCTACCATCTGCCTGTATTAAGCTATCTGAAAGAAAAAGGGCTGTTTGTGGCAGTGATTAATCCATTTGAGATGAAGGAATACCGCTGTCAGGGGTTAAGACGTGTGAAAACGGATAAGCAGGATGCCATTACAATCTCTAACTATGGGATTGACCATTGGTACAGGCTGAAGGACTATGAGGCAGAAGAAAGCGTCTATGCGGAGCTGAAGCTTTTGGGAAGGCAGTACCGTCACTATATGCGGATGCGTGTGGAGAGCGTGTTGGAACTGACTCATCTTCTGGACTATACGATGCCTGGGATCAAAACGCTGCTGAAAGGCTGGAATGAAACAAATGGGAAAGATAAGCTGGGGGATTTTGCGGAAGAATACTGGCATTATGACAATATCACGAAGAAACCGGAGGAACAGTTTATAGAGAGCTATCTGAAATGGGCAAAAGAGAAGGGATACCATCAGAGCCAGGATAAAGCCGTCAAGATCTATGCACTGGCAAAAGAAGGCATCCCCACAGTACCCTCCGATACCCCATCGACCAAAATGCTGGTACAGGAGGCAGTACGGGTGTTACGAGAAGTCGATAACACTCTGATGACCATTCTAACACAGATGCAGGCATTAGCCAAGAGTCTGCCGGAATATCCGGTTGTCAGGGCAATGGGAGGTGTTGGAAATGTCCTTGCGCCTAAATTGATTGCAGAGATTGGGGATGTGAGAAGATTCCATAGCGGAAAAGCCCTGATAGCCCACGCAGGAATCGACGCGCCGCCCTATCAGTCAGGGCAGTTTATGGGGACAGAGAGGAAAATATCCAAGAGAGGTTCTTCCAGCCTGCGAAAGATTGGATATGAAGTGATGAGATGTCTGAAAACCCATAAAGAGCCAGCAGACGCAGCAGTGTATAGATTTATTTTGAAGAAAGAAAAAGAAGGAAAGTCAAAACGTGCAGCAAAAATAGCGGGATTAAATAAATTCCTTAGGATTTATTATGCACGTGTGATGGAAGTATACCAGAAGTAA
- a CDS encoding cysteine-rich KTR domain-containing protein, with the protein MEWLLCPVCNSKTRIKIRPDTEFKMFPLFCPKCRRETLINVEKQNVSVITEPDAQTQSR; encoded by the coding sequence ATGGAATGGTTGTTATGCCCTGTCTGCAATAGCAAGACACGGATAAAAATACGACCAGACACAGAGTTTAAGATGTTTCCATTATTTTGCCCAAAATGCAGACGGGAAACGCTAATCAATGTAGAAAAACAAAATGTTTCAGTCATCACAGAGCCAGACGCACAGACGCAGAGCCGATGA
- a CDS encoding relaxase/mobilization nuclease domain-containing protein: protein MAVTSLWHVKGSIKDVIDYIENPEKTVPNEDMQDFFDVFSYVKNPSKTNEGEYVSAINCLKETALQQMILTKKQYQKTGGYIAWHGYQSFKPDEVTPEQCHEIGLKLAREMWGDKYQIIVATHLDKGHLHNHFCFNSVSYLDGSKYNYSKSEQKRLREVSDRLCQEYSLSVIENPKKAPARPLYLDEKSGKPTRYNVYREDLREAINGSRDLQHMMKYLTDKGYEIDFSGSHWKMKLPQYKHFTRLDTLDGRLTPDFIRSCLGGTSRYGNYKARISYSPHMPEQYKNAWKPHQKTTGILALYYYWCYQLGIFPKGTDYKPASPLMKEELRKLDEITAQVRYMSKHNISTLSDLHADREKNQTEMNKLIDYRQHLRNKVRRATPAEKETLRAEKQGVTERITELRKRLKYADGIEKRSAHIDNCLDQIHDTIENQRSNRQKQPVKTDRRREELLR, encoded by the coding sequence ATGGCGGTAACGAGCCTATGGCATGTCAAAGGGAGCATAAAAGACGTGATTGACTATATAGAAAATCCAGAAAAGACCGTGCCGAATGAAGATATGCAGGACTTCTTTGACGTGTTCTCCTATGTGAAAAATCCGTCAAAAACAAATGAGGGCGAGTATGTTTCCGCTATCAACTGTTTGAAAGAAACCGCATTACAGCAGATGATTTTGACAAAGAAGCAGTACCAAAAGACAGGCGGATATATCGCATGGCACGGCTACCAGAGCTTCAAGCCAGACGAGGTAACGCCCGAACAGTGCCACGAAATCGGATTAAAACTGGCAAGGGAAATGTGGGGCGATAAATACCAGATAATCGTTGCCACCCACCTTGACAAAGGACATCTCCATAATCATTTCTGTTTTAACTCCGTTTCTTATCTGGATGGGAGCAAATATAATTACTCAAAATCCGAACAGAAACGGCTAAGGGAGGTGTCCGACCGCTTATGCCAAGAGTACAGTTTATCGGTGATTGAAAACCCCAAGAAAGCCCCTGCAAGACCGCTGTATCTGGACGAAAAAAGCGGAAAGCCGACACGGTACAACGTCTATCGGGAGGATTTAAGGGAAGCAATCAACGGGAGCAGGGATTTACAGCACATGATGAAATACCTTACCGATAAAGGATATGAGATTGATTTTTCGGGCAGCCATTGGAAAATGAAGCTGCCACAGTATAAACATTTCACAAGGTTAGACACGCTTGACGGGCGGTTGACGCCCGATTTCATACGGTCATGTTTAGGCGGGACTTCCCGATATGGGAACTACAAAGCGAGGATTTCCTACTCCCCGCATATGCCAGAACAGTATAAAAATGCATGGAAACCGCATCAGAAAACCACGGGGATTTTAGCGTTGTATTACTACTGGTGCTATCAGTTGGGAATATTCCCCAAAGGCACGGACTACAAGCCGGCAAGCCCGCTGATGAAAGAGGAGCTTCGGAAACTGGACGAGATTACCGCACAGGTACGGTATATGTCAAAGCATAACATCTCCACCCTCTCCGACTTACACGCCGACAGGGAGAAAAACCAGACCGAAATGAATAAACTGATTGACTACCGCCAGCACTTGCGGAATAAGGTACGCCGTGCCACACCAGCCGAAAAAGAAACACTCCGAGCCGAAAAACAGGGCGTGACGGAGCGGATAACGGAGCTTAGAAAACGGTTGAAATATGCAGACGGGATTGAGAAACGCTCTGCCCATATCGACAACTGCCTAGACCAAATCCATGATACGATTGAAAATCAGCGGTCAAACCGACAGAAACAGCCAGTTAAAACAGACCGCAGGAGGGAGGAATTATTGCGATGA
- a CDS encoding ABC transporter permease, which yields MKNLISLEIRKVLLKPHMFGLAAANIIIFLLSAFTSSLLTQNGNMPAFNGLPPAQLDTVSLALMLVRATLIVWEAVFLCVFIIEEYRNRTISLLYTYPVNRTKLMLAKLLLVCGIMLLFHTVSYIFQYACILLASKYFVFVTFSLGDIWVQAVTAISAIMLGLFPLYVGMIKKSTIATVVSSIVIVVIASNSQGCHAGLLSMPVAATILGIIGIAFSAMALHRMVASDLNN from the coding sequence GTGAAGAACCTTATTTCTCTGGAAATTAGGAAAGTGCTTTTAAAGCCGCATATGTTTGGGCTGGCTGCGGCTAACATTATCATTTTTTTACTGAGTGCATTCACGTCCAGCCTTTTAACCCAAAACGGAAATATGCCTGCATTCAATGGCTTGCCCCCAGCCCAGTTAGATACTGTTTCATTGGCACTGATGCTTGTAAGGGCAACATTGATTGTATGGGAAGCGGTTTTTCTTTGCGTATTTATAATTGAGGAATATAGGAACAGGACTATAAGCCTGCTTTATACTTATCCAGTAAACCGAACAAAGCTGATGTTGGCAAAGCTCCTATTGGTCTGCGGCATTATGCTCCTGTTCCACACGGTGTCATATATCTTCCAATATGCCTGTATTCTTCTTGCAAGCAAATATTTTGTGTTTGTCACATTCAGCTTGGGGGATATATGGGTGCAGGCTGTCACAGCCATTTCAGCTATTATGTTAGGGCTTTTCCCATTATATGTTGGGATGATAAAGAAATCAACGATTGCAACGGTTGTTTCATCCATAGTCATTGTTGTCATTGCATCCAATTCACAGGGCTGCCATGCAGGGCTGCTGTCAATGCCTGTTGCCGCAACAATTTTGGGCATTATTGGGATTGCTTTTTCAGCAATGGCACTTCACAGGATGGTTGCATCTGATTTGAACAATTAA
- a CDS encoding zinc dependent phospholipase C family protein yields the protein MATWITHLMIADGVLERIPNIDRRGFCVGNIAPDCNVENEDWTAFTPSREVTHWMQSERKIASDCDAFCDEYILKRKDKIKSAEEYAFLLGYYCHLITDAAFQAMIRDDDRVKATWMRIKADEELRVAAVGMDETWDSVKRLIPKKEHMREIYEMEAEYLSDHPNSGYLTEILPLKSFPDYIDYLPKGSIVRKIGVMGYLPELDKSINKFITMSRDEYANFVEDTIQLVIQQFVEKKLM from the coding sequence ATGGCGACTTGGATAACACACCTAATGATTGCGGATGGCGTTCTTGAACGTATTCCGAACATAGATAGACGTGGCTTCTGTGTTGGTAATATCGCACCGGATTGCAACGTAGAAAATGAAGATTGGACAGCCTTTACGCCGTCCAGAGAAGTAACACATTGGATGCAGAGTGAACGAAAGATAGCCTCGGACTGTGATGCTTTCTGCGATGAGTACATCTTGAAACGTAAAGACAAAATCAAATCTGCAGAAGAATATGCGTTTCTGCTCGGCTACTACTGTCATTTGATTACTGATGCAGCGTTTCAAGCTATGATCCGAGACGATGATCGGGTTAAAGCGACATGGATGCGCATTAAGGCAGACGAAGAATTGCGTGTTGCCGCTGTCGGTATGGATGAAACGTGGGATTCAGTAAAAAGACTCATTCCCAAGAAAGAGCATATGCGTGAGATCTACGAAATGGAGGCTGAGTATCTGAGCGATCATCCGAACTCCGGGTATCTCACAGAAATTCTTCCGTTAAAATCTTTCCCCGATTATATTGATTATCTCCCAAAAGGTAGTATCGTCCGTAAGATCGGCGTGATGGGTTATTTGCCCGAACTCGATAAATCAATAAATAAGTTTATTACTATGTCAAGAGACGAGTATGCAAACTTTGTAGAAGATACGATACAACTTGTAATTCAACAGTTTGTTGAGAAAAAATTGATGTGA